The following coding sequences are from one Cyanobium sp. AMD-g window:
- a CDS encoding alpha/beta family hydrolase, with product MGTSSDPRLIDGPADAAASVLLAHGAGAPMDSPFMAAMAGGLAAAGWRVVRFEFGYMARMRETGRRQGPERMPVLQEAFRQQVRLETAESPQRPLFIGGKSMGGRVASLLVDELAASDGVRGCLCLGYPFHPPGKPLQLRTEHLAALRTPTLILQGERDTFGRREEVETYSLSAAVQLGWIPSGDHSFKPTRSSGLSEAENWGRAVAWGDRFVRGVLGG from the coding sequence ATGGGCACCAGCTCCGACCCCCGCCTGATCGACGGCCCCGCCGACGCCGCGGCCAGCGTGCTGCTGGCCCATGGGGCCGGGGCACCGATGGACAGCCCGTTCATGGCGGCGATGGCCGGCGGACTGGCCGCGGCGGGCTGGCGGGTGGTGCGCTTCGAGTTCGGCTACATGGCCCGGATGCGCGAGACGGGCCGCCGCCAGGGGCCCGAGCGGATGCCGGTGCTGCAGGAGGCGTTCCGCCAGCAGGTGCGGCTGGAGACGGCCGAGAGCCCGCAGCGGCCGCTGTTCATCGGCGGCAAGTCGATGGGCGGGCGGGTGGCCAGCCTGCTGGTGGATGAGCTGGCCGCCAGCGACGGGGTGCGGGGCTGCCTGTGCCTGGGCTATCCCTTCCATCCGCCCGGCAAGCCGCTGCAGCTGCGCACCGAGCACCTGGCCGCCCTGCGCACGCCCACCCTGATCCTGCAGGGGGAGCGGGACACGTTCGGCCGCCGCGAGGAGGTGGAGACCTACAGCCTTTCGGCGGCGGTGCAGCTGGGCTGGATCCCCAGTGGGGACCACAGCTTCAAGCCCACCCGCAGTTCGGGCCTCAGCGAGGCGGAGAACTGGGGGAGGGCGGTGGCGTGGGGTGATCGGTTTGTGCGGGGGGTGCTGGGGGGGTGA
- a CDS encoding DNA/RNA helicase domain-containing protein — protein MIIYLETREVFLEHVRRNRIEEEVGERLKNLAGRRVSPAEVRAWRNSFQYVSQFLLAPQIPAALGVAIEYQIHNTSRRIDLLLSGRSPDDRHAAVIVELKQWETVDATAMDGVVRSVVGGGPRDLTHPSYQAWSYSCLLEDFNTAVLEHAIAISPCAYLHNCSDGSGVLADCYQDYLERAPVFLRHHTDELVDFLTRCLTQGDGGETIKRIRDGRTRPSRQLAEVFEQMVLGNSEFTLIEEQKVVYERALQFARKLRPGKRTVLLVRGGPGTGKSVVAIHLMAALLQKGLNIRYVSKNAAPRTVFKAKLTGQLRRTRFDNLFCGSGAFMDCPPGHYDVLVVDEAHRLNRFSGLYSNQGDNQVMEIINASHLSVFFLDEDQQVAWKDIGTEAEIRKHAAQLGAQVVCDELPSQFRCAGSDGYLAWLDDLLGIRSTANPELDREAFDFRLFDDPLSLHAAVRQANDNNRARLVAGYCWNWTSKRNLDLSDIVIPEHGYAARWNLASEGNTWIISPTGVEEVGCVHTCQGLEVDTIGVIIGPDLQSRGGRLLANPTARARSDKSLSGWRAAMGTDPEGTEARVSRLIRNTYRTLMSRGMKSCWVFACDPQLQAYLREKLEPSDDCG, from the coding sequence ATGATCATCTACCTGGAGACCCGCGAGGTTTTCCTGGAGCATGTGCGCCGGAATCGCATTGAGGAGGAGGTTGGAGAGCGGCTCAAGAACCTTGCCGGCAGGCGGGTCAGCCCAGCAGAGGTGCGGGCCTGGCGAAATTCCTTTCAGTACGTCAGCCAATTCCTGCTGGCCCCCCAGATCCCTGCGGCGCTTGGGGTAGCGATCGAATATCAGATCCACAACACCTCGCGCCGGATCGATCTGCTGCTCTCCGGCCGCTCACCGGACGACCGACATGCGGCAGTGATTGTGGAGCTCAAGCAGTGGGAAACCGTGGATGCCACAGCCATGGATGGTGTGGTCCGCTCCGTGGTGGGTGGCGGCCCACGGGATCTCACCCACCCCTCGTACCAGGCCTGGAGCTACTCCTGCCTGCTGGAGGACTTCAACACCGCCGTGCTGGAACACGCCATCGCGATCAGCCCCTGCGCGTACCTCCACAATTGCAGCGACGGCAGCGGGGTTCTCGCGGACTGTTACCAGGACTACCTGGAGCGGGCTCCGGTGTTCCTCAGGCATCACACCGATGAGCTGGTTGACTTCCTGACCCGCTGCCTCACGCAGGGCGATGGCGGCGAGACGATCAAGCGGATCCGAGATGGCAGGACCAGACCGTCGCGGCAGCTGGCGGAGGTTTTTGAGCAGATGGTGCTCGGCAACAGTGAGTTCACCCTGATTGAGGAGCAGAAGGTCGTTTATGAGCGAGCCCTGCAGTTCGCGCGAAAGCTGCGGCCCGGCAAGCGCACCGTGCTACTGGTGCGGGGCGGCCCAGGAACCGGCAAGTCAGTGGTGGCGATCCACTTGATGGCGGCCCTGCTGCAGAAGGGGCTGAACATCCGCTACGTGAGCAAGAACGCCGCGCCGCGCACGGTGTTCAAGGCCAAGCTCACCGGTCAGCTGCGGCGAACACGTTTCGACAACCTCTTCTGTGGCTCCGGTGCCTTCATGGACTGCCCTCCCGGCCATTACGACGTGCTGGTGGTGGACGAGGCCCACCGGCTGAACCGCTTCAGCGGCCTGTACAGCAACCAGGGAGACAACCAGGTCATGGAGATCATCAACGCCAGCCACCTGAGCGTGTTCTTCCTCGATGAAGACCAGCAGGTGGCCTGGAAGGACATCGGCACAGAGGCCGAGATCCGCAAGCACGCTGCCCAGCTGGGCGCCCAGGTGGTGTGCGATGAGCTGCCCTCGCAGTTTCGCTGCGCCGGCTCCGATGGCTACCTGGCCTGGCTGGATGATCTGCTCGGCATCCGCTCCACCGCCAACCCGGAGCTCGACCGGGAGGCGTTCGACTTCCGCCTGTTCGACGACCCGCTGAGCCTGCATGCGGCGGTCCGCCAGGCCAACGACAACAACCGCGCCCGGCTGGTGGCCGGCTACTGCTGGAACTGGACCTCGAAACGCAACCTGGATCTCAGCGACATCGTGATCCCCGAACACGGCTACGCCGCCCGCTGGAACCTGGCCTCGGAGGGCAACACTTGGATCATCAGTCCCACCGGCGTCGAGGAGGTGGGCTGCGTGCACACCTGCCAGGGGCTGGAGGTCGACACGATCGGCGTGATCATTGGGCCGGATCTCCAGTCCCGAGGTGGCCGGCTGCTGGCGAATCCCACCGCCCGGGCCCGCAGCGACAAGAGCCTCAGCGGCTGGCGGGCCGCCATGGGCACCGACCCGGAGGGCACTGAGGCGCGGGTCAGCCGCCTGATCCGCAACACCTACCGCACCCTGATGAGCCGGGGCATGAAGAGCTGCTGGGTGTTTGCCTGCGATCCGCAGCTGCAGGCCTATCTCCGCGAAAAGCTGGAACCGTCTGACGATTGCGGCTGA
- a CDS encoding ribbon-helix-helix domain-containing protein, with translation MAIGVRVEPELERRLDQLARQLGKSRSACVRDAIAQYLLRHGDGEEARRQSQRLAEREPQQHWSEQLPDWSDWTA, from the coding sequence ATGGCGATCGGGGTGCGGGTGGAGCCGGAGCTCGAGCGGCGGCTCGATCAGCTGGCCCGCCAGCTCGGCAAGAGCCGCAGTGCCTGCGTGCGCGACGCCATCGCCCAGTACCTCCTGCGCCATGGCGATGGCGAGGAAGCCCGCCGGCAGTCGCAACGGCTGGCCGAACGGGAACCGCAACAGCACTGGAGCGAACAGCTGCCTGACTGGAGCGACTGGACAGCATGA
- a CDS encoding Txe/YoeB family addiction module toxin: MSWSVRFTRQAQKDARKLAAASPALKAKAEQLLQRLSEDPVRQPPPYEALVGDLRGAVSRRLNIQRRLVYQVLPDERVVKVLRLWTHDE; this comes from the coding sequence GTGAGCTGGAGCGTTCGCTTCACCAGGCAGGCCCAGAAGGACGCCCGCAAGCTCGCCGCCGCATCGCCAGCCCTCAAGGCCAAGGCCGAGCAGCTGCTGCAACGGCTGTCGGAAGATCCGGTTCGGCAGCCTCCGCCCTATGAAGCGTTGGTGGGTGATCTGCGCGGAGCCGTTTCCCGTCGGCTCAATATCCAGCGCCGGCTTGTCTACCAGGTGCTGCCCGACGAGAGGGTCGTCAAGGTGCTGCGGCTGTGGACCCACGACGAATGA
- a CDS encoding type II toxin-antitoxin system VapC family toxin, giving the protein MIVLDTSVIAELMRPQPEAAVLAWADGLVPAEVGITAMNEAEILHGLIRLPEGRRKQALLDSWQALVTALLGDRVLAFHREAAHWYGELLVRREQLGRPIATADAVIAATALAQGAQLATRNVSDFTGLGLDLINPWDQPRSPAR; this is encoded by the coding sequence GTGATCGTTCTCGACACCAGTGTGATCGCCGAGCTGATGCGGCCCCAGCCGGAGGCGGCGGTGCTGGCCTGGGCGGATGGTCTCGTTCCCGCGGAGGTGGGCATCACGGCGATGAACGAAGCGGAGATCCTGCACGGCCTCATCCGGCTGCCGGAGGGTCGCCGCAAACAGGCCCTGCTGGACAGCTGGCAAGCGTTGGTGACGGCCCTGCTGGGCGATCGCGTGCTGGCCTTCCACCGGGAGGCCGCCCACTGGTATGGCGAGCTGCTGGTGCGGCGGGAGCAGCTAGGTCGGCCGATCGCCACGGCCGATGCGGTGATCGCCGCCACCGCCTTGGCCCAGGGCGCCCAACTGGCCACCCGCAACGTGAGCGACTTCACCGGCCTGGGCCTTGATCTGATCAATCCCTGGGACCAGCCTCGCTCTCCCGCACGTTGA
- a CDS encoding ATP-binding protein, whose translation MTGLRCHLLIGPPASGKTTLARALAPLLSGPGEPPAVLLSTDAIRAEVFGDAAVQGPWSAIEQQLHERLRAAVADRRPVIVDATHARRPWRLALTQALALPAPVEWIGWWLFTPLATCLEWNQRRQRLVPEPVIKELAAALADPHFGPSRAEGFAAVVALVPSHHQALEPVLAEELARLDQRIRSATNRERQVQRHGYSGLLDLERLLYLLRLLSRFPDLAANDPATAAELEAIVSPLPEGDLADRAAALLQRLHGDCYGDAAALRADLAWLERQGFTEAQPVSAPIQLAPVLAELPAAAAGVNGGLPPLGDGPVFVRVFTLLRHVLQQPFDRQDGSDLPGHLIEAMEEIPGAYLPGEAATLRKDLEKLLTPYGFRVRNDNVRHGYALGTALLSAQRLREIHGVVKLAAGRLGDPSAQDLLIELEERLRWGDISPEASPPVRPHANHAVVEAALVRPDSLAADRHGYRQAEAIETAILEHRRVVLERFASGVSFPDSPVGELLVWPLQLIFHTIGWYLLYEQDPVAQPHGLIRTERLDRLALRRSESRNRRSDGAHQQAVERAGRLLQLSGGIDCGDDLGEQLALAGASAKTRARHLVTLRFSCQGWAFAFIREGVLRFPIEHTRFSKPLPGDSWWRHPKAPHVLEPNPAGDSHPYPVEFDLPPWTLRRDVDLRTWLLGFAGGVRIEAPAALRVEHQAKARAVLAAYGAARSENGEEPPLTYFPNRLRRH comes from the coding sequence ATGACCGGATTGCGCTGCCACCTCCTGATCGGCCCGCCGGCCAGCGGCAAGACCACCCTGGCCAGGGCCCTGGCGCCCCTGCTCAGCGGGCCCGGTGAGCCACCGGCCGTGCTGCTCTCCACCGATGCGATTCGTGCCGAGGTGTTCGGCGATGCGGCGGTGCAGGGACCCTGGAGCGCCATCGAACAGCAGTTGCATGAGCGCCTGCGGGCGGCCGTGGCCGACCGCAGGCCGGTGATCGTCGATGCCACCCATGCCCGGCGGCCCTGGCGGCTGGCCCTCACCCAGGCGCTGGCGTTGCCGGCGCCGGTGGAGTGGATCGGCTGGTGGTTGTTCACCCCCCTGGCCACCTGCCTGGAGTGGAACCAGCGCCGCCAGCGCCTGGTCCCCGAGCCGGTGATCAAGGAACTGGCGGCTGCCCTGGCCGATCCGCACTTCGGGCCCAGCCGCGCCGAGGGCTTCGCCGCCGTGGTGGCCCTGGTGCCCAGCCACCACCAGGCCCTGGAGCCGGTGCTGGCCGAGGAGCTGGCCCGGCTCGACCAGCGCATCCGCTCGGCCACCAACCGGGAGCGGCAGGTGCAGCGCCATGGCTATTCCGGCCTGCTGGATCTGGAGCGCCTCCTCTATCTGCTGCGCCTGCTGAGCCGCTTCCCGGACCTGGCCGCCAACGATCCCGCCACCGCCGCCGAGCTGGAGGCGATCGTGTCGCCGCTGCCCGAGGGCGACCTGGCCGACCGGGCGGCCGCCCTGCTGCAGCGGCTGCATGGGGACTGCTACGGCGATGCGGCGGCCCTGCGGGCCGACCTGGCCTGGCTGGAGCGGCAGGGGTTCACCGAAGCCCAGCCCGTCAGTGCTCCGATCCAGCTGGCCCCCGTGCTGGCCGAGCTGCCGGCCGCGGCGGCAGGGGTGAACGGGGGGCTGCCACCCCTGGGGGACGGCCCGGTGTTCGTGCGGGTATTCACCCTGCTGCGCCATGTGCTGCAGCAGCCCTTCGATCGCCAGGACGGCAGCGACCTGCCCGGCCACCTGATCGAGGCGATGGAGGAGATCCCCGGCGCCTACCTGCCGGGGGAGGCCGCCACCCTGCGCAAGGACCTGGAGAAGCTGCTGACGCCCTACGGCTTCCGGGTGCGCAACGACAACGTGCGCCACGGCTATGCCCTGGGCACGGCGCTGCTGTCGGCCCAGCGTCTGCGGGAGATCCACGGTGTGGTGAAGCTGGCGGCCGGCCGCCTCGGGGACCCCTCGGCCCAGGACCTGCTGATCGAGCTGGAAGAGCGGCTGCGCTGGGGCGACATCAGCCCCGAGGCGTCGCCGCCCGTGCGCCCCCATGCCAACCATGCGGTGGTGGAGGCCGCCCTGGTGCGGCCGGATTCGCTCGCCGCCGACCGCCATGGCTACCGGCAGGCGGAGGCGATCGAGACGGCGATCCTTGAGCACCGGCGCGTGGTGCTGGAGCGTTTCGCCTCGGGAGTCAGCTTCCCCGACAGCCCGGTGGGGGAACTGCTGGTCTGGCCGCTGCAGCTGATCTTCCACACCATCGGCTGGTACCTGCTCTATGAGCAGGATCCCGTCGCCCAGCCCCACGGGCTGATCCGCACCGAGCGGCTCGATCGGCTGGCGCTGCGCCGCAGTGAGAGCCGCAACCGCCGCAGCGACGGGGCCCACCAGCAGGCGGTGGAGCGGGCCGGGCGGCTGCTGCAGCTCAGCGGCGGCATCGACTGCGGCGACGACCTCGGCGAGCAACTGGCCCTTGCTGGTGCCTCGGCCAAGACCCGGGCCCGCCACCTGGTGACCCTGCGCTTTTCCTGCCAGGGCTGGGCCTTCGCCTTCATCCGCGAAGGCGTGCTGCGCTTTCCGATCGAGCACACCCGCTTCTCCAAACCCCTGCCCGGCGACAGCTGGTGGCGCCACCCCAAGGCGCCCCACGTGCTGGAGCCCAACCCCGCCGGCGACAGCCACCCCTACCCGGTGGAGTTCGACCTGCCCCCCTGGACGCTGCGGCGGGACGTGGACCTGCGCACCTGGCTGCTGGGCTTCGCCGGCGGCGTCCGCATCGAGGCGCCGGCGGCCCTGCGGGTGGAGCACCAGGCCAAGGCCCGCGCCGTACTGGCCGCCTATGGAGCGGCCCGGTCTGAGAATGGGGAGGAACCGCCGCTGACCTACTTCCCCAACCGCCTGCGGCGCCACTGA
- a CDS encoding type II toxin-antitoxin system Phd/YefM family antitoxin — MASISATEARRRLYSLINEVGESHEPVQINGKRGNAVLLSESDWNAIQETLHLVSIPGMRESVLEGLATPLEDLSDHPGW, encoded by the coding sequence ATGGCCAGCATTTCCGCCACGGAAGCCCGCAGGCGGCTGTATTCCCTGATCAATGAGGTGGGCGAGTCCCACGAGCCGGTGCAGATCAACGGCAAGCGGGGCAATGCCGTGCTGCTGTCGGAGTCCGACTGGAACGCGATCCAGGAGACGCTCCATCTGGTCTCGATCCCAGGGATGCGTGAGTCGGTCCTGGAAGGTCTGGCAACGCCGCTGGAGGATCTCAGTGATCACCCGGGCTGGTGA
- a CDS encoding peroxiredoxin-like family protein, protein MGRGRRRLVLLLSQLGDFDSLEYAQALVPALPQLEAAGIAVLAIGIGDAAGRERFCAFTGFPGERLLVDAEPDLHRDLGLYEGLKQAGGPWPNLLLMCAGLGSPGTLAEVLRGYTGDRSAPQRIADDETIQAGPLPPIKGSFFARAGGRGFQRPFELATVRLRNMAEVLGHWRTYVPRDDFLTQRGGTYLLEADDTLLYSHRDRGILGFSATMARPLSFLDPFLG, encoded by the coding sequence ATGGGCCGCGGCCGGCGGCGGCTGGTGCTGCTGCTCAGCCAGCTGGGCGACTTCGACAGCCTCGAGTACGCCCAGGCGCTGGTGCCGGCGCTGCCGCAGCTGGAGGCCGCCGGCATCGCCGTGCTGGCGATCGGCATCGGCGACGCGGCGGGCCGCGAGCGCTTCTGCGCCTTCACGGGCTTCCCGGGCGAGCGGCTGCTGGTGGATGCTGAGCCGGATCTGCACCGCGACCTGGGGCTCTACGAGGGACTGAAACAGGCCGGCGGGCCCTGGCCGAATCTGCTGCTGATGTGCGCCGGCCTCGGTTCCCCCGGCACCCTGGCGGAAGTGCTGCGCGGATACACCGGCGATCGCAGCGCCCCCCAGCGCATCGCCGACGACGAGACGATCCAGGCGGGTCCCCTGCCGCCGATCAAGGGGTCGTTCTTCGCACGGGCCGGCGGCCGCGGCTTCCAGCGCCCCTTCGAGCTGGCCACCGTGCGGCTGCGCAACATGGCCGAGGTGCTGGGCCACTGGCGCACCTACGTCCCCCGCGACGACTTCCTCACCCAGCGCGGCGGCACCTATCTGCTGGAGGCCGACGACACGCTGCTCTACAGCCACCGCGACCGGGGCATCCTCGGCTTCTCGGCCACCATGGCCCGGCCGCTGAGCTTCCTGGATCCGTTTCTGGGCTGA
- a CDS encoding FitA-like ribbon-helix-helix domain-containing protein has product MASLTIRNLDDATKAQLRLQAARHGHSMEEEARRILREAVLPQPAGSDSPGLGSRIHAHFAGLGGVELDLPARVSMAGAAMFAEEPT; this is encoded by the coding sequence ATGGCCAGCCTCACGATCCGCAACCTCGACGACGCCACCAAGGCCCAGTTGCGACTGCAGGCCGCCCGCCACGGTCACTCGATGGAGGAGGAAGCCCGCAGGATCCTGCGCGAAGCCGTGTTGCCGCAACCCGCTGGCTCTGACAGCCCAGGTCTGGGGAGTCGCATCCACGCCCATTTCGCCGGCCTCGGTGGCGTGGAACTGGATCTGCCGGCGCGGGTTTCCATGGCGGGGGCCGCCATGTTCGCCGAGGAGCCAACGTGA
- a CDS encoding AbrB/MazE/SpoVT family DNA-binding domain-containing protein, producing the protein MPAGEDATSAITSKGQVTIPKALRQQLGLARGGRVSFQLVGDHIEVRSCKPEQPLTTSGFGLLRSPRPPVPPDFDPASLLAP; encoded by the coding sequence ATGCCAGCCGGAGAGGACGCCACCAGTGCGATCACCAGCAAGGGACAGGTCACCATCCCCAAGGCGCTGCGTCAGCAGCTCGGTCTGGCCCGGGGCGGTCGCGTCAGCTTCCAGCTGGTGGGCGATCACATCGAGGTGCGCTCCTGCAAGCCGGAGCAGCCGCTGACGACCAGTGGCTTCGGTCTGCTCAGGAGCCCCCGTCCTCCGGTGCCGCCTGACTTCGACCCTGCCAGCCTGCTCGCGCCGTGA
- a CDS encoding antitoxin, producing MDTARLFQSGRSQAVRLPKAYRFSGSEVVVKHFGNGVLLLPIDDPWQTLEAGLAAFEPGFVIKREQPEEQIREAISP from the coding sequence ATGGACACCGCACGTCTGTTCCAATCGGGCCGCAGCCAGGCGGTGCGGCTGCCGAAGGCGTACCGCTTCAGCGGTAGCGAGGTGGTGGTGAAGCATTTCGGCAATGGGGTGCTGTTACTGCCGATCGATGACCCCTGGCAAACGCTGGAGGCGGGGTTGGCCGCCTTCGAGCCGGGGTTTGTGATCAAGCGTGAGCAGCCGGAGGAGCAGATCCGCGAAGCGATCAGCCCATGA
- a CDS encoding UPF0175 family protein: protein MAMRAVSVSGLKNNPSEALRQAKTDMVVVLNRDHPDALLMGLDQQGLLQAPGVRPALATALFREGELSLARAARVADMDTATFIAHLSRLGIAAIRLTEAETRADLDTLEQWLQSSSATPAP from the coding sequence ATGGCCATGCGTGCCGTGAGCGTCAGCGGCCTCAAGAACAATCCGTCTGAGGCCCTGCGCCAGGCAAAGACCGACATGGTCGTTGTGCTCAACCGCGACCACCCCGACGCGCTGCTGATGGGCCTCGACCAGCAAGGTCTCCTGCAGGCGCCGGGAGTCAGGCCAGCCCTGGCCACGGCCCTGTTCCGCGAAGGCGAGCTCTCCCTGGCCAGGGCCGCCCGCGTGGCCGACATGGACACCGCCACCTTCATCGCCCATCTCTCGCGCCTCGGCATCGCGGCGATCCGTCTGACGGAAGCCGAAACCCGCGCCGATCTCGACACCCTGGAGCAGTGGCTGCAATCGTCATCAGCGACGCCAGCCCCCTGA
- a CDS encoding DUF3368 domain-containing protein, with the protein MAAIVISDASPLIGLAQVNGIGWLRELFGTVLLPATVADEVLTGKFTDQEARITAAIKAGWLEVTADQQQGPELPDLDEGEAASIRLALSRPGPGLLLIDERAGRAVAQELGLKVAGTAAVIGMARLRGLIPSARAVFGELHRSDFRIAPAVITTVLKRCGEIDDDSAS; encoded by the coding sequence GTGGCTGCAATCGTCATCAGCGACGCCAGCCCCCTGATCGGCCTGGCCCAGGTCAACGGGATCGGCTGGTTGCGGGAGCTGTTCGGAACCGTGCTCCTCCCCGCCACCGTGGCCGATGAGGTGCTCACCGGCAAGTTCACCGATCAGGAAGCCAGGATCACCGCTGCAATCAAGGCCGGCTGGCTGGAGGTCACAGCGGATCAGCAGCAGGGGCCGGAGTTGCCTGACCTCGACGAAGGCGAAGCGGCCAGCATCCGCCTGGCCCTCTCCAGGCCAGGACCGGGGCTGCTGTTGATCGACGAACGGGCCGGCCGGGCGGTGGCCCAGGAACTTGGCCTGAAGGTTGCCGGCACCGCTGCAGTGATTGGCATGGCCCGTCTGCGTGGCCTGATCCCTTCAGCCCGGGCCGTGTTTGGGGAACTGCATCGCAGCGATTTCCGCATCGCTCCAGCCGTGATCACCACCGTTCTGAAGCGCTGTGGCGAGATCGACGACGACTCCGCCAGCTGA
- a CDS encoding chaperone modulator CbpM yields the protein MADDLLIPDDDEGCTVALEELLAASGLGHEEVIELVQFGVFRCAQHAPVWTFHVHTVSLARRAARLRDDFGLNVSGMALALTYLERIEVLEGRLRELESQMPR from the coding sequence ATGGCTGACGACCTGCTGATCCCCGACGACGACGAGGGGTGCACCGTGGCCCTCGAGGAACTGCTGGCCGCCTCGGGCCTGGGCCACGAGGAGGTGATCGAGCTGGTGCAGTTCGGGGTGTTCCGCTGCGCCCAGCACGCGCCGGTCTGGACCTTCCACGTCCACACGGTGAGCCTGGCCCGCCGCGCTGCCCGCCTGCGCGACGACTTCGGCCTCAACGTGTCCGGGATGGCCCTGGCCCTCACCTACCTTGAGCGGATCGAGGTGCTGGAGGGGCGGCTGCGGGAACTGGAATCGCAGATGCCGCGGTGA
- a CDS encoding type II toxin-antitoxin system PemK/MazF family toxin, which yields MSLPALRRGTVVTVASPGAYSGKPRPAVVVQADRWLQAHPSVTLCPLTSTLVDAPLVRLPVQPTARNGLKKPSQLMVDKLFTVPLSSMGKVVGQLEPQLLIELDLALRGWLELP from the coding sequence ATGAGCCTGCCTGCGCTCCGCCGCGGCACCGTGGTGACCGTGGCCAGCCCGGGGGCGTACTCCGGCAAACCACGCCCCGCCGTGGTGGTCCAGGCGGATCGCTGGTTGCAGGCCCATCCCAGCGTCACCCTCTGTCCGCTCACCAGCACCCTGGTGGACGCTCCCCTGGTCCGGCTTCCCGTCCAGCCGACGGCACGCAATGGCCTGAAGAAGCCGTCCCAGCTGATGGTCGACAAGCTGTTCACCGTGCCGCTCAGCTCCATGGGGAAGGTGGTGGGGCAACTGGAGCCCCAGCTGCTGATCGAGCTGGATCTGGCCCTGCGGGGCTGGCTGGAACTGCCCTGA
- a CDS encoding type II toxin-antitoxin system VapC family toxin translates to MIGLDTNVLARYFVEEDGADAATERQRQAARILIESGQPLFLPKTVALELEWVLRGYYGFAAEQVLLVFDHLLAHPGLTTEDRPAVEQAVAGLRAGLDFADALHHASCRGCDTLASFDDRGFAQRIRHLNLAPRVVVPKAP, encoded by the coding sequence GTGATCGGCCTCGATACCAACGTGCTGGCCCGCTACTTCGTTGAAGAGGACGGGGCCGATGCCGCCACCGAACGCCAGCGCCAGGCGGCCCGGATCCTGATCGAATCGGGGCAGCCCCTGTTCCTGCCCAAGACCGTGGCCCTGGAACTGGAGTGGGTGCTGCGCGGCTACTACGGCTTCGCGGCCGAGCAGGTGCTGCTGGTGTTCGACCACCTGCTGGCCCACCCTGGCCTGACCACGGAAGATCGCCCGGCCGTGGAGCAGGCGGTCGCCGGGCTGCGCGCCGGGCTCGACTTCGCCGATGCCCTGCACCACGCCAGTTGCCGTGGCTGCGACACGCTCGCCTCCTTCGACGACCGGGGCTTCGCCCAGCGCATCCGCCACCTCAACCTGGCGCCCCGCGTCGTCGTTCCCAAGGCCCCTTAG
- a CDS encoding addiction module protein: protein MAVDLPLAEMSLADKLQAMELLWAELSKTPEQLASPDWHGKVLQQRRDQVRQGTASFQNWDAAVGELRAELRGHQAP from the coding sequence ATGGCTGTTGATCTCCCCTTGGCCGAGATGAGCCTGGCCGACAAGCTCCAGGCCATGGAACTCCTCTGGGCCGAACTGTCCAAGACCCCTGAGCAACTGGCATCGCCGGACTGGCACGGCAAGGTGCTGCAGCAGCGACGCGATCAGGTGCGGCAAGGCACCGCCAGCTTCCAGAACTGGGATGCCGCCGTGGGTGAGCTGAGGGCAGAACTGCGTGGACATCAGGCTCCTTGA
- a CDS encoding type II toxin-antitoxin system VapC family toxin, with protein sequence MILLDTNICITIINAKPALVLERFKRYRLGEIGLCSVVAAELAFGVAKSGSVRNRQALEMVLAPLTILPFDERAAWAYGELRAGLERRGTPIGSLDTMIAAHALSLQATLITNNTREFAQVSGLQVENWVLTA encoded by the coding sequence ATGATTCTGCTCGATACCAACATCTGCATCACCATCATCAACGCCAAACCAGCTTTGGTATTGGAGCGGTTCAAGCGCTACCGGCTCGGAGAGATTGGCCTCTGCAGTGTGGTGGCGGCCGAGCTGGCATTCGGGGTGGCCAAGAGCGGTTCGGTGCGCAACCGCCAGGCCCTGGAGATGGTTCTGGCCCCGCTCACGATTCTCCCTTTTGATGAGCGCGCTGCCTGGGCCTATGGCGAGCTGCGTGCGGGCCTGGAGCGCCGGGGCACTCCAATTGGCTCACTCGACACGATGATCGCGGCCCATGCCCTGAGCCTGCAGGCCACGCTGATCACCAACAACACCCGGGAGTTTGCCCAGGTGAGCGGCCTGCAGGTTGAAAACTGGGTGCTGACGGCCTAG